In one window of uncultured Sphaerochaeta sp. DNA:
- the mscL gene encoding large-conductance mechanosensitive channel protein MscL, translating into MAEKVGMIAEFKKFITRGNVIDMAVGIIIGTAFKEIINSLVKEIIMPLIGLFLGGVSFVDLKIVIAEATEQTTEVAIMYGNFIQRIIDFLIIAFVVFMMVRTINRIRERIEARKKAEAAAEAEAAPPAPTPVDIVLLTEIRDLLKK; encoded by the coding sequence ATGGCTGAGAAAGTGGGTATGATTGCTGAGTTCAAGAAATTCATCACCAGAGGAAATGTAATTGATATGGCCGTCGGTATTATTATTGGCACTGCATTCAAGGAAATCATCAACTCCCTGGTAAAAGAGATTATCATGCCCTTGATCGGGCTCTTCCTGGGTGGGGTAAGTTTCGTTGACCTGAAAATAGTCATTGCTGAGGCCACGGAACAGACCACTGAGGTTGCCATCATGTACGGAAACTTCATCCAGAGGATCATCGACTTCCTCATCATCGCGTTTGTAGTATTTATGATGGTCAGGACAATCAACAGAATCCGTGAGCGAATTGAGGCAAGGAAAAAAGCTGAAGCTGCAGCAGAAGCAGAGGCAGCACCTCCTGCCCCAACCCCTGTTGATATCGTTTTGCTTACTGAAATCAGAGACCTGTTGAAGAAGTAA
- the topA gene encoding type I DNA topoisomerase, with product MDNANTLIIVESPTKARTISKFLPSNCKVVASKGHIRDLPEDKMAIDVEKGFACEYQVVAGKNALIKEIKSSLKSVDKLLLATDEDREGESISWHLLEVLKPKVPHQRMVFHEITKKAITDALDHGRDLDENLVQAQESRRVVDRLYGYTLSPTLWKKLSNKRLSAGRVQSVGLRLTVDRERLRIAFSQSTYFDAKAKLQSVSKQVFEAKLTAYAGQAIASSKDFDSTTGEYKGKQNTLLLAEEQAKAIVKELSSAAFVVEDVQKKPFVTRPSIPFTTSTLQQDAIKKLHISASETMRIAQRLYENGYITYMRTDSPSLSQEGTNAARSLVDHLYGKEYLSPSPRYFAAKSAGAQEAHEAIRPAGERFAVPSETSLSGKDLALYELIWKRTLASQMADAKKATTTVTIKAGNGTFVASGTQIVFPGFIRAYVEGSDDPDAALDDKETLLPAMKAGEVCSLQQLEEIAHQTKSPARYTEASLVQELEKRGIGRPSTYASIIKTLMDRKYVMKEGNALVPTFMGFAVCQFLETNFPQFIDYDFTSKMEDNLDKIAAGELDKNKFLNAFYLGDTGLENQNKLQLALDNKVVSKTLRLSQISDDNPVMIGPYGPYVVDKDGQFISLPNTWLPGTTTDEDVKTLIAEGKKVHVPVELGKGPVQGEPVKLMNGRFGPYWQEGDGKSAVRASIPKWVHDADRSEDLEIASRYLALPRVLGKDEKGNEVLAQKGKYGPYISCDKKTRKLNRLDKDQQLFSITLEEALELLSKEPEKGSGGKAGRGSAKASVIKELGQFEQEPVALATGRYGFYLRFGKQNIALPNEYKKDEEKAGALTMDEAVAIIRAKRAKD from the coding sequence ATGGATAATGCCAACACACTGATAATCGTCGAGTCGCCAACCAAGGCCAGAACCATCTCGAAATTTCTTCCCTCGAACTGCAAAGTCGTTGCCAGTAAAGGGCATATACGTGACCTTCCCGAGGACAAGATGGCAATTGATGTCGAGAAAGGTTTCGCCTGTGAGTATCAGGTGGTAGCAGGTAAGAATGCTTTGATCAAGGAGATCAAGAGCTCCTTGAAGTCCGTTGATAAACTTTTATTGGCAACTGATGAGGACCGAGAGGGGGAAAGCATCTCTTGGCATTTATTGGAAGTGCTCAAGCCAAAAGTGCCTCATCAGAGGATGGTATTCCACGAGATAACAAAGAAAGCAATCACCGATGCACTCGATCATGGCAGGGACTTGGATGAAAACCTGGTCCAGGCACAGGAGAGCAGACGTGTTGTTGACCGTCTCTACGGGTATACCCTTAGCCCAACGCTGTGGAAAAAACTTTCCAACAAGCGGCTTTCAGCTGGAAGGGTACAGTCGGTAGGGTTACGCCTGACCGTTGACAGGGAACGACTCAGGATCGCCTTTTCCCAGAGTACCTACTTTGATGCGAAGGCAAAGCTGCAGAGTGTTTCCAAACAGGTTTTCGAGGCAAAATTGACAGCATATGCTGGCCAGGCAATCGCAAGTAGTAAGGACTTTGATTCAACAACCGGTGAATACAAGGGAAAGCAAAACACCTTGTTGCTCGCTGAGGAGCAAGCAAAGGCTATTGTAAAGGAACTTTCTTCCGCTGCCTTCGTTGTTGAAGATGTCCAGAAGAAGCCGTTTGTGACTCGTCCCTCCATCCCTTTCACGACCAGCACCTTGCAGCAGGATGCGATCAAGAAGCTGCATATCAGTGCTTCTGAGACAATGCGCATTGCGCAGCGGCTGTATGAGAATGGATATATAACGTATATGCGTACCGATAGTCCTTCCCTGAGCCAGGAAGGGACGAATGCAGCACGCTCCTTGGTGGATCACCTCTACGGGAAAGAGTATCTCTCACCGTCCCCGAGGTATTTTGCTGCAAAGAGCGCTGGAGCCCAGGAAGCCCATGAGGCGATCAGGCCAGCAGGGGAGCGGTTCGCAGTTCCCAGTGAAACCTCGCTCAGTGGGAAGGATCTGGCCCTCTATGAGCTTATCTGGAAGCGAACCCTTGCAAGTCAGATGGCTGATGCAAAGAAGGCTACCACCACGGTAACCATCAAGGCAGGGAATGGAACGTTTGTAGCCTCAGGAACGCAGATTGTATTTCCCGGTTTCATCCGGGCCTATGTTGAAGGGTCTGATGATCCTGATGCAGCACTGGACGATAAGGAGACCCTCCTGCCTGCAATGAAGGCTGGAGAGGTGTGTTCCTTGCAGCAACTTGAAGAGATCGCACACCAGACCAAGAGTCCAGCTCGTTATACTGAAGCATCCCTGGTACAGGAGCTGGAGAAGCGGGGTATTGGAAGGCCGTCCACGTATGCCTCCATCATCAAGACACTGATGGATAGGAAGTATGTCATGAAAGAGGGAAATGCACTGGTACCCACGTTCATGGGATTTGCTGTGTGTCAGTTCCTGGAAACCAATTTTCCCCAGTTTATCGACTATGATTTTACCTCGAAGATGGAGGACAATCTTGACAAGATTGCTGCTGGGGAACTGGATAAGAACAAGTTCCTGAATGCGTTTTACCTTGGAGATACGGGGTTGGAGAACCAGAACAAGCTCCAGCTCGCCTTGGACAACAAGGTAGTCTCGAAAACACTCCGTCTCTCTCAGATCAGCGATGATAATCCGGTTATGATCGGCCCCTATGGTCCCTACGTAGTGGATAAGGACGGACAATTTATCTCACTTCCCAACACTTGGTTGCCCGGTACTACCACTGATGAGGATGTGAAAACCCTTATTGCTGAGGGTAAGAAGGTGCATGTACCGGTTGAACTCGGAAAAGGTCCGGTACAGGGTGAGCCGGTGAAGTTGATGAACGGAAGATTTGGACCATACTGGCAGGAAGGCGATGGTAAGAGTGCGGTACGAGCATCCATTCCCAAGTGGGTTCATGATGCAGACAGGAGTGAAGATCTGGAGATAGCAAGCAGATACCTTGCACTTCCCCGCGTACTGGGTAAAGATGAGAAGGGAAATGAGGTGCTTGCCCAGAAAGGAAAATATGGTCCTTACATCTCCTGCGATAAGAAGACAAGAAAACTCAATCGGTTGGATAAAGACCAACAGCTCTTTTCCATAACCCTTGAAGAGGCCCTTGAATTACTCAGCAAGGAACCAGAGAAGGGTAGTGGGGGAAAAGCAGGAAGAGGGAGTGCCAAGGCATCCGTGATCAAGGAACTTGGCCAATTCGAACAAGAGCCAGTGGCACTTGCTACTGGACGCTACGGCTTCTACCTTCGCTTCGGCAAACAAAATATTGCCCTACCCAATGAGTACAAGAAGGATGAAGAGAAGGCCGGTGCTTTGACGATGGATGAGGCTGTAGCGATTATCCGCGCTAAACGTGCGAAGGACTAA